The genome window TTTAAAACGGCAGACTAATTTATGGCTGTTAAATGTGTCAGGGTCTCGTCCCCATTGCAAATCATACCACCTAAGTTTACCAGATTTTGCCTCTCTGCGTTCTGAAAGTTTTTCTTTGAATTGCGTTAATCTCTTAAGTAATTCAGGATATTCAGCAATATCTTCAATTTCGTTTGTGTAAATTAATTGTCGATCTTCAACTGGATTAATTGAATACCTTGTAATGTCGCCAACCTTAATCCAAGTTTTTACAAATTTTTTGGGAATGCTTTTAAATTCTTTTGTTGTTGTAATAAACGCTTTATCAAGTCCTGTAACAATGCCTTGTGTACAATTTGCAATGGTTTCTAAGAGCACTGTTTCGATCTCAATTTTCTTATAAATATTTAATTCGCTTTCCTCTCCGAATACCCATTTTGATTTATTTTTTATATCGTCATTAAAAATTGAAATTGTTGTGAAGTTTTCTATTTCAACGGACTTTATTTTTTTGCTGTCAATATATTTGTAGTTGAAAGTATCTCCTTTTTTCGCCTCTCTTTTTTGAAATGTTGCTATTGAAGTCTTTATTCCAATACCGTCGAAAATGGTTACATTTTTAAAGTCGATAATTTCTTTAATGGAGAACGTATTGGCTAATGACTTTCTTAGTTTTTCGGCAAACTCCGCTTCAAGCCAGTAGCGTGAGGTGATATAACTGATAATACCGTTTGATTTAATTGCTCTTAAACCTTGTAAAAAGAAATAATAATAAATGTCGGCTTTGCCGTCAAATATTTCTTTGAAGTTGTTTTTAAAAACTTCTCTTTCTGCTTGGGAATACATTTTAAAATTTACGTAAGGTGGATTACCAATAACCACATCAAATCCATCAAATTCTCCTGCATTATTCAACACTTCTGGAAATTCAAAACGCCACTCAAAAGAATTCTTATAAATGGCATTGCTTTTTATTTCTTCAATTTCTTTAAAGAGTTTATTGATATCAAATTCTAACTTTTGTTGCTTTTCCTTTTGTGATTTTTTCTGTTTGCTGTCCAGTTCGAACAACTTGCCTTGGGTTAACAAAGTGTCAAGATCACCGCTTAGGTTTTTCAATTTTATTTGTTTGGAATCATTTTTGCCTATTTCAGTTCTAAAATCGCTTTTAATACTATCAATAATTTTTTGCAAATCTCTTTTTACATCACGATTTTTTTCATTTTTATAATCGTTCACAAAACCTCTGTATGCCTCCATATCATACTTAATACTTTTAAGAGCTTTGCTCAAATCTGCATCTAATGCAAAACGGCTTAACAAACTGTTTCCACATTTTATGTTGATGTCAATATTTGGAAGTGTTTCTAATTCCTCAAACACTTCGCCTCCGCTTTGTGTAACGGTTGGCTTGTAGTAAGCATTTTTCAAGAGCTCTATCCACAAACGCAAACGACAAATTTTTACAGAGTTAGGATTGATATCAACTCCAAATAAACAGTTTTCAATAATGGTTTGCTTTTCGTGAAAAAGAGTTTTTTGAAGCCGCTGAATTTCCTTACTTATTGGTTTACCGCCTTGTAGTTTATATTCTAAAATATTGCCTTTCGGATCGGTAATTATTAGTTCATCATTTACAATTTCAATTTCGTAACCGCTGATGCTGTTGCCTTTTTGGTCTGCAAGTATTCCTAATTCTGCTTTTATACTTATTATTTCATTGAGTGATGAAACCAGGAAATGACCTGAACCTACGGCTGGATCGCAAATGCGAAGTGAATTGACTATTACATTGGCTTTTAAAATGTCCTGCGTTTTAAAAAGTTGTGAAGTGTAATTTTTTACATCTTCAAATTTGTCGAACAAAGATTTTCCATTTGGAGATAATGCTGCATTAAATTTTTCTACCACAGCCAAGCGGATTGACTGTTTGCACATATACATTGTTATAAATCCAGGAGTAAAAATTGAACCATCTTTGTAGCCGTTTATTTTCTCAAACACTTTACCAAGCACCGATGCATTGATAAGGGTTTTGTTGTCTTCCTGAACATCTTCTGTCCCTTCACTGGCAAAGTCATAAGCATCTAAAAACTGAAAAAGATAATCCAGGGTAGGCAGCTTGTTTGCCTTCTTCTTTATATCTTTTAAAATGGTTGTATTGATTAATTCAAGTTGTCCTTCATTATCAAGCGAATTGATTTTGATTGTTCGGTCTTCCAATTCACTGATTTCAAAAAGCGAACTGTTTAAGTATGGAATACGGTTGTATTTTCTTTTTATTGCCTCCGTTCTATCATTTAGGTTTACTGCTAAAACTTTGTGAAAGAGTTTAAATAATTCGTCAAAGTCGTTTATAGTTTCGGTGTTTAAAAAACGATAATCTTTGTTGCCTTGATGATAAGTTATTAATTG of Ignavibacteriales bacterium contains these proteins:
- a CDS encoding Eco57I restriction-modification methylase domain-containing protein; protein product: MKLATHTPKKALKAFLKQKPLRSEIDLFKTNLIALLARISAIESRPKDESEEHLKNDLRDFLRDTFYKDTNAINTKDRKDLVIHLGKTTDSEVGVIIEAKRPTNINEMVSADNPNKKALHELILYYLDERIQAGNNQLKQLVMTNVNEWYIIDANYFDKHIYRNTQIKKLYETKLNDKKDNPWFYEEIAKIVPKMDVDIPCVYFDIREYDTILRNNKKEDDRELSALLKILSPQHLLKIATPNDSNSLDEKFYKELLHIIGLEEAKENGKNIIRRKNVNRNTASIIEATIEALITDDPFHRLPDQTSYGETKDERIFNVSLELCITWINRILFLKLLEGQLITYHQGNKDYRFLNTETINDFDELFKLFHKVLAVNLNDRTEAIKRKYNRIPYLNSSLFEISELEDRTIKINSLDNEGQLELINTTILKDIKKKANKLPTLDYLFQFLDAYDFASEGTEDVQEDNKTLINASVLGKVFEKINGYKDGSIFTPGFITMYMCKQSIRLAVVEKFNAALSPNGKSLFDKFEDVKNYTSQLFKTQDILKANVIVNSLRICDPAVGSGHFLVSSLNEIISIKAELGILADQKGNSISGYEIEIVNDELIITDPKGNILEYKLQGGKPISKEIQRLQKTLFHEKQTIIENCLFGVDINPNSVKICRLRLWIELLKNAYYKPTVTQSGGEVFEELETLPNIDINIKCGNSLLSRFALDADLSKALKSIKYDMEAYRGFVNDYKNEKNRDVKRDLQKIIDSIKSDFRTEIGKNDSKQIKLKNLSGDLDTLLTQGKLFELDSKQKKSQKEKQQKLEFDINKLFKEIEEIKSNAIYKNSFEWRFEFPEVLNNAGEFDGFDVVIGNPPYVNFKMYSQAEREVFKNNFKEIFDGKADIYYYFFLQGLRAIKSNGIISYITSRYWLEAEFAEKLRKSLANTFSIKEIIDFKNVTIFDGIGIKTSIATFQKREAKKGDTFNYKYIDSKKIKSVEIENFTTISIFNDDIKNKSKWVFGEESELNIYKKIEIETVLLETIANCTQGIVTGLDKAFITTTKEFKSIPKKFVKTWIKVGDITRYSINPVEDRQLIYTNEIEDIAEYPELLKRLTQFKEKLSERREAKSGKLRWYDLQWGRDPDTFNSHKLVCRFKASKNTFALDEKKFYSSADTTIVALKKEYAKEYDLKFILALVNSKLLDFYFKSYGKLMDYRFEYYPGPVGQLRIKKAKNQNDFVKIVEKIIAVKSKDQQTDTNELEKKIDELVYKLYGLTEEEIKIVEQK